The following proteins come from a genomic window of Pyxidicoccus sp. MSG2:
- a CDS encoding hybrid sensor histidine kinase/response regulator: MDRDRLAQALLATFLEELEGHVASLNRELLALERERAPSRAAEHVASLLRILHSVKGAARAASATLVETACHRMEEVLERVRDEGTGSPEVFELCFATVDALDDAGRRLGAKQDLAGSPLDALLPQLERAARRETNAPPAPPAAPVRGTAPPEPPPPELPSPGPLMAETLPVRVSAQKLDALLARSGELRVATLRLDGRAEALEAVRESLAQAREAVRGTAGETALRRAETELSRVARELAADRRALGGVATGLDDEVRRARTLSFFEGCEGLERAARDVARSLGRAVRLEVHGGALELDRSLLQALREPLLHLVRNAVAHGLEAPEARRAAGKPEEGRVVLSARLLGSRVQVTVEDDGRGLDLDALRAQARARGLDAPEDDAEAARLAFLPGLSTASEVTRVSGRGVGLDVVRTQVEALRGTVEVSTRPGQGTAFLLDVPLTLSTLRVLLVSAGGQTLALASESVARLVRVAPGEVREVEGRPTWAAGDALVPLASLADVLGLPPGPPRARRGAVLLAAGTARALLVVDEVLSEQEALVRSLGARVRRARHVSAAAVLPDGRLSLLLNPLSLVRAAGGRPSTALFPAPAAQRTKRRVVLADDSPTTRALEQSILEGAGYEVVACADGAEAWERLQAGGADALVLDVEMPRMDGFALTEAVRASPRYSRLPVVLVTARGKPEDKARGLQAGASAYLVKSAFDPTSLLETLRRLL, encoded by the coding sequence ATGGACCGGGACCGGCTGGCCCAGGCACTGCTGGCCACGTTCCTCGAGGAGCTCGAGGGACACGTGGCCTCGCTCAACCGCGAGCTGCTCGCCCTGGAGCGCGAGCGGGCACCGTCACGCGCGGCGGAGCACGTGGCGTCGCTCTTGCGCATCCTGCACAGCGTGAAGGGCGCGGCGCGCGCGGCCAGCGCCACCCTGGTGGAGACGGCGTGCCACCGCATGGAGGAGGTACTGGAGCGCGTGCGCGACGAGGGCACCGGCTCCCCGGAGGTGTTCGAGCTGTGCTTCGCCACCGTGGACGCGCTGGACGACGCGGGCCGGCGGCTGGGCGCGAAGCAGGACCTCGCCGGCTCCCCGCTGGACGCACTGCTGCCCCAACTGGAGCGCGCCGCCAGACGCGAAACCAACGCGCCTCCCGCGCCTCCCGCGGCACCGGTTCGTGGCACGGCCCCCCCGGAGCCCCCGCCACCGGAGCTTCCCTCCCCCGGCCCCCTCATGGCCGAGACGCTGCCGGTGCGCGTGTCCGCGCAGAAGCTGGACGCGCTATTGGCGCGCAGCGGCGAGCTGCGGGTGGCGACGCTGCGGCTGGACGGACGGGCCGAAGCACTGGAGGCCGTGCGCGAGTCGCTGGCCCAGGCCCGCGAGGCGGTGCGCGGGACGGCGGGTGAGACGGCGCTGCGGCGCGCGGAGACGGAGTTGTCGCGCGTGGCGCGCGAGCTGGCCGCGGACCGGCGCGCCCTGGGCGGCGTGGCCACCGGCCTGGACGACGAGGTCCGCCGCGCGCGCACCCTGTCGTTCTTCGAGGGCTGCGAGGGCCTGGAGCGCGCCGCGCGCGACGTGGCGCGCAGCCTGGGCCGCGCGGTGCGGCTGGAGGTGCACGGCGGAGCACTGGAGCTGGACCGCTCGCTGCTCCAGGCCCTGCGCGAGCCGCTGCTGCACCTGGTGCGCAACGCGGTGGCGCACGGGCTGGAGGCCCCGGAAGCGCGCCGCGCCGCGGGCAAGCCGGAGGAGGGCCGCGTCGTCCTCTCGGCGCGCCTGCTCGGCAGCCGGGTGCAGGTGACGGTGGAGGACGACGGACGGGGCCTGGACCTGGACGCGCTGCGCGCGCAGGCGCGGGCCCGGGGGCTCGACGCGCCGGAGGACGACGCGGAGGCCGCGCGGCTCGCCTTCCTGCCCGGCCTGTCCACCGCGTCGGAGGTGACGCGCGTGTCGGGCCGCGGCGTCGGCCTGGACGTGGTGCGCACGCAGGTGGAGGCGCTGCGCGGCACGGTGGAGGTGTCGACGCGTCCAGGCCAGGGCACCGCCTTCCTCCTCGATGTGCCCCTCACGCTGAGCACGCTGCGCGTGCTGCTGGTGTCCGCGGGCGGGCAGACGCTGGCACTGGCCAGCGAGAGCGTGGCGCGGCTGGTCCGCGTGGCGCCCGGCGAGGTGCGTGAGGTGGAGGGCCGCCCCACCTGGGCCGCCGGGGACGCGCTGGTGCCGCTGGCCTCGCTCGCGGACGTGCTGGGTCTGCCTCCCGGGCCTCCGCGCGCGCGGCGGGGCGCGGTGCTGCTCGCCGCCGGCACCGCGCGCGCCCTGCTGGTGGTGGACGAGGTGCTCTCCGAGCAGGAGGCGCTGGTGCGCTCCCTCGGCGCTCGCGTGCGGCGGGCCCGCCACGTGTCCGCCGCGGCGGTGCTGCCCGACGGGCGGCTGTCGCTCCTGCTCAACCCCCTGTCACTGGTGCGCGCGGCCGGAGGCCGGCCCTCCACGGCGCTGTTCCCCGCCCCGGCGGCCCAGCGGACGAAGCGCCGCGTGGTGCTGGCGGACGACTCGCCCACGACGCGCGCGTTGGAGCAGAGCATCCTCGAGGGTGCGGGCTACGAGGTGGTGGCCTGCGCGGACGGTGCGGAGGCCTGGGAGCGGCTCCAGGCGGGCGGCGCGGACGCGCTGGTGCTGGACGTGGAGATGCCTCGCATGGACGGCTTCGCGCTCACCGAGGCCGTGCGGGCCTCCCCGCGCTACTCGCGGCTGCCGGTGGTGCTCGTCACCGCGCGCGGCAAGCCCGAGGACAAGGCGCGCGGCCTCCAGGCCGGCGCCAGTGCCTACCTTGTGAAGAGCGCGTTCGACCCGACGAGCCTGCTGGAGACGCTGAGGCGACTGCTATGA